In Chitinivorax tropicus, the sequence CACCCCATAAGGCGGGTTGCACACCATGACACCTGTCTCGGCTGGCGCAGAGGCATCCACCACGTCCATCTGCTTGAGTTGAATGCAATCAGCCAAGCCATTTTCAGCCAAGTTGGTGCGGGCGGCTTTCAATGCATCACCGAATTTGTCGCTGCCCCATATAGGTAGCGGCTCGACGGGCTTTCTCGCCGCTTGGGCCTCATTCAACAAGGCTTGCCACTTTGCTTTGTTGAAGGTATTGAGCTTTTCAAAAGCAAAGTGTCGATTCAACCCTGGTGCGACATTGAGCGCCATCATCGCCGCCTCGACGAGAAAGGTGCCGCTGCCACACATCGGGTCGTAAAGCGGTGTGCCGGGCGCCCAACCAGCCAGCCGCAAAATGCCAGCCGCCAAGTTCTCGCGCAGGGGGGCCTCATTGGTGGCCATACGCCAACCACGCTTGAACAACGGCTCGCCCGAGAAATCGAGGTAGATACTGCAACGGCTCATATCCAGAAAACAATGGATGCTGACATCCGGGTTGTTTTTATCGATATTGGGACGCTCGCCACATTCATCGCGGAAACGGTCGCAGACGGCATCCTTGATCTTCAAGGTGACAAATTCCAAGCTACGCAAGGGGCTTTTATGCGCAGATACGTTGATGCGTAAAGTATGGGTCACTTTGAACAACCAGTGCCATTCCGTATCGCGTGCCAACTTGTAGATGTCCTGCTCACTACGGTACTGCCCATCGGCAACCCGCCACAGGATGCGGCTGGCGAGTCGGCTCCACAGATTCGCCTTTGCGCCGGTCAGCCAGTCGCCGTTAAAATGCACGCCGCCATCGACGGCTTTGATACCACCAGCGCCAAGCTCGGACAGCTCTTGGGCAAGTGGAGTTTCCAGTCCACGGGGGCATGGGGCGAAGAATTGGTGAGTGGGTTTTTGCGACATCTTTTGGTGAACCTCGAAAGCCGTCGTGGGCAGAATGATGCGCTCAGGCCCGCGGCGAATGTTGAGACATATCGAAGGATAGGCGAATTTGGACGAGAAACCGATGTGAGCAGACCCCGTCCGATCGGTTTTTCAGATTGCTACATGCTTTCCAACACAAGCGGCGCAGCATAGCATATTTAGCCTCTGATACTACGTGATAAAGCATCAGGTTCTGTTGGTACGTTGTTTTGCGGCACTGAATTGGCACTTCTGACAATCAACTGAGGTAGCACTATGAATTTTCAAGGTAAGTTCCCATTGGCCAGATCCCGCCGCATGCGTCGGGACGACTTTTCCCGCCGCCTGATGCGGGAACACACGCTGACTGTCGATGATCTGATCTACCCAGTGTTTGTGTTGGATGGCAGCGATAAGATCGAGGCCGTTTCCTCCATGCCGGGTGTAGCGCGCCAGACCATCGACCGGTTACTGCGCACCGCAGAACAGGCAGCAGAATTGGGTGTGCCC encodes:
- a CDS encoding THUMP domain-containing class I SAM-dependent RNA methyltransferase, whose product is MSQKPTHQFFAPCPRGLETPLAQELSELGAGGIKAVDGGVHFNGDWLTGAKANLWSRLASRILWRVADGQYRSEQDIYKLARDTEWHWLFKVTHTLRINVSAHKSPLRSLEFVTLKIKDAVCDRFRDECGERPNIDKNNPDVSIHCFLDMSRCSIYLDFSGEPLFKRGWRMATNEAPLRENLAAGILRLAGWAPGTPLYDPMCGSGTFLVEAAMMALNVAPGLNRHFAFEKLNTFNKAKWQALLNEAQAARKPVEPLPIWGSDKFGDALKAARTNLAENGLADCIQLKQMDVVDASAPAETGVMVCNPPYGVRLDEEERLAALYPLLGDVLKRHFAGWNCYFLTGDPRLAKLIRLSTTKRTVLFNGALECRLFEYKMRAGSNRKDQVAE